Proteins from a genomic interval of Candidatus Oleimmundimicrobium sp.:
- the rplV gene encoding 50S ribosomal protein L22, with protein sequence MESKDVRAVAKYIRVTPQKARQVVDLIRGKQVDEAINILKFCPRGAAKKVAKVVNSAKANAEINLNLKGTLYVSKAYVDEGPTLKRFRPRAMGRASRINKRTSHITVVVSEQEEEVKRGSKS encoded by the coding sequence ATGGAAAGTAAAGATGTGAGAGCAGTGGCAAAGTATATTCGTGTAACTCCTCAAAAAGCCCGTCAAGTTGTTGATTTGATTAGAGGCAAGCAGGTTGATGAAGCGATTAATATATTGAAGTTTTGTCCAAGAGGTGCTGCAAAAAAAGTTGCCAAAGTTGTTAATTCAGCGAAAGCTAATGCAGAAATAAATTTGAATTTAAAAGGGACTCTTTATGTCTCTAAGGCTTATGTTGATGAAGGTCCTACACTTAAAAGATTTCGTCCGAGAGCCATGGGGCGAGCAAGTAGGATTAACAAAAGAACCAGTCATATTACGGTAGTGGTAAGTGAGCAGGAGGAGGAAGTTAAACGTGGGTCAAAAAGTTAA
- the rpsS gene encoding 30S ribosomal protein S19 — protein MGRSIKKGPYVDSKLLEKIHVMTKKKEKRVIKTWSRSSTIIPEMVGYTIAVHDGRKHVPIYITESMVGHKLGEFAATRTFRGHGHHVERATSLK, from the coding sequence ATGGGTAGGTCAATAAAAAAAGGGCCGTATGTTGATTCGAAGCTTTTAGAAAAAATACATGTAATGACCAAGAAAAAAGAAAAAAGAGTGATTAAGACGTGGTCAAGAAGCTCGACAATAATCCCAGAGATGGTTGGTTATACAATTGCTGTGCATGATGGGAGAAAGCATGTTCCTATTTATATTACTGAAAGCATGGTTGGTCACAAACTTGGTGAGTTTGCTGCCACTAGAACTTTTAGGGGACACGGACATCATGTTGAGCGGGCAACAAGTTTGAAATAA